One Pseudorhodoplanes sinuspersici DNA segment encodes these proteins:
- a CDS encoding Bug family tripartite tricarboxylate transporter substrate binding protein, with amino-acid sequence MTLRASSLLPLIGDERLMPHRPINGLAVASLAPYHSATIRRKIVDDTVDRRVALALVFALAAGIAPFPAFGQGKYPENPIRLIVPRSAGGVVDIIGRQWAERVRTSIGSVFVENIGGGGGTIGTSAAAHASPNGYTLVIGSTSDLVLNPVLMPNLTYDATKDFVPVSIMAISVGAIIVNAALPVKTLPELVAFAKANPGKLSYGSAGAGTMANLAGEMFKQLTGLPEIVHIPYKGAAPGLADLVAGHIPMVAATISEAAIELHNSGKVRILVAASDQRITAVPDVPTSAEAGYPGFIAQLFMGLFAPAGTPKPIIDQLAKATHEVMADKDFQSKLTAQGYEPVVNSDPTKAAEYMQEERARWTSVLKASGMKTN; translated from the coding sequence ATGACCTTACGCGCGTCCTCCTTGCTGCCATTGATTGGTGATGAAAGATTGATGCCGCATCGCCCAATAAATGGTCTCGCTGTTGCCAGCCTTGCTCCTTACCATTCGGCGACAATTCGGAGAAAAATCGTGGACGACACCGTTGATCGCCGCGTGGCTCTTGCGCTCGTATTCGCCTTGGCGGCAGGGATTGCCCCGTTTCCCGCCTTCGGACAGGGCAAATATCCCGAAAATCCAATCCGCCTCATTGTTCCCCGATCCGCCGGTGGCGTGGTCGATATTATCGGCCGGCAATGGGCGGAACGGGTGCGGACATCTATTGGCTCGGTGTTCGTTGAAAACATCGGTGGTGGCGGCGGCACCATCGGAACCTCAGCGGCTGCGCACGCATCACCTAATGGCTACACACTGGTGATTGGAAGCACCAGCGACCTCGTCCTCAACCCGGTGCTCATGCCAAACCTCACCTACGATGCGACCAAGGATTTCGTGCCGGTTTCCATCATGGCGATTTCAGTCGGCGCCATCATCGTCAATGCTGCGCTACCGGTGAAAACGCTGCCGGAGCTGGTCGCATTTGCGAAAGCCAATCCCGGCAAGCTTTCTTATGGATCAGCAGGCGCTGGCACCATGGCCAATCTCGCGGGTGAAATGTTCAAGCAGCTTACCGGGCTGCCTGAGATCGTTCACATCCCTTACAAGGGCGCCGCACCTGGACTTGCCGACCTCGTCGCTGGCCACATTCCGATGGTGGCCGCGACCATATCGGAAGCAGCGATTGAGCTGCACAATTCCGGCAAGGTGCGTATCCTGGTGGCAGCCTCAGACCAGCGCATTACGGCCGTGCCGGACGTGCCAACCAGCGCTGAAGCAGGTTATCCAGGTTTCATTGCGCAGCTTTTCATGGGCCTGTTTGCGCCGGCAGGTACGCCGAAGCCGATTATCGATCAACTTGCAAAAGCAACCCATGAAGTGATGGCCGACAAAGACTTTCAGTCCAAGCTGACAGCACAGGGCTATGAACCGGTCGTCAATTCTGATCCAACTAAGGCGGCCGAATACATGCAGGAAGAACGAGCTCGCTGGACCTCGGTGCTGAAAGCTTCAGGAATGAAAACGAATTGA
- a CDS encoding (2Fe-2S)-binding protein, whose translation MKSMTLSLTINGALRHCEVASSTVLADVLRDTFGLQGCKVACDQGVCGACTVLVDGEPVAACATFAFVVDGRSIMTVEGLAQNGVLHAVQTSFLENSAFQCGFCTSGMILSIVALLRAHPEPDEETIRDWLGGNVCRCTGYGPIVEAVRRVIPAHALEHA comes from the coding sequence ATGAAATCGATGACTCTATCCCTGACGATCAACGGCGCGCTGCGTCATTGCGAAGTCGCATCGAGCACGGTTCTTGCAGACGTCTTGCGCGATACATTCGGATTGCAGGGCTGCAAGGTCGCCTGCGATCAGGGTGTGTGCGGCGCCTGCACGGTGCTTGTCGACGGCGAGCCGGTCGCGGCATGCGCGACCTTCGCTTTTGTTGTCGATGGTCGCTCGATCATGACCGTCGAGGGTCTGGCGCAGAACGGCGTGCTGCATGCCGTTCAGACATCGTTTCTTGAAAATTCGGCCTTTCAATGCGGCTTTTGCACATCCGGCATGATCCTGTCGATCGTTGCGCTGCTGCGAGCTCATCCCGAGCCCGATGAAGAGACTATCCGCGATTGGCTGGGGGGCAATGTCTGCCGCTGCACCGGCTATGGTCCGATCGTCGAGGCGGTTCGCCGCGTAATCCCCGCTCACGCTTTGGAGCATGCGTGA
- a CDS encoding FAD binding domain-containing protein, translating into MVLIGLRSRKHIAPFDIVRPAGIGECLPYLSEGKRAALMAGGLDLIDRMKSGHVFDTIVSLSGIPDLKGIKDSGGSITVGALTTHAAMAEDSLVAERLPDIAKLWREIANPRVRLTGTIGGNLVSALPHYDAMPALLALGATATVAEATSGLRSVSLNDLPGGNALLVNVVIPASSMRLVADRSLHPHVSVYAGAKIASGNVTDLRVAIGGAYARSRVVTVPTEELSQLSLGMRAATIAQRVVEALPEPLTDGFASSRYRLRMIDVLTRRLLVRLGA; encoded by the coding sequence ATGGTGCTGATCGGCCTGCGATCCCGGAAGCATATCGCGCCGTTCGATATCGTCCGACCGGCGGGCATCGGCGAGTGCCTGCCTTATCTGTCGGAAGGCAAGCGCGCAGCGTTGATGGCCGGCGGTCTCGACCTGATCGACCGTATGAAGAGCGGGCATGTTTTCGATACCATTGTGTCGCTCTCGGGTATTCCCGATCTGAAGGGAATAAAAGACAGCGGCGGTTCGATCACGGTGGGTGCGCTGACCACCCATGCGGCTATGGCCGAAGATTCTCTTGTCGCAGAGAGGCTTCCTGACATTGCGAAGCTCTGGCGAGAGATCGCCAATCCGCGCGTCCGTCTGACCGGAACAATCGGCGGTAACCTTGTGTCGGCGTTACCCCATTACGATGCCATGCCCGCGCTGCTTGCGCTTGGCGCGACGGCCACCGTCGCTGAGGCAACGTCCGGATTGCGAAGCGTTTCGTTGAATGATCTGCCCGGCGGCAATGCGCTGCTGGTCAATGTCGTGATCCCGGCCTCGTCGATGCGCCTTGTTGCCGACCGTAGCCTGCATCCGCACGTTTCCGTCTATGCCGGTGCGAAAATCGCGTCGGGAAACGTCACGGATTTGCGAGTGGCCATTGGTGGCGCGTATGCGCGCTCGCGGGTCGTTACAGTGCCCACGGAAGAATTAAGCCAGTTGTCACTGGGAATGCGGGCGGCCACGATCGCGCAAAGGGTCGTTGAAGCATTGCCGGAGCCGCTCACGGATGGCTTCGCGAGCAGCCGCTACCGTCTTCGCATGATCGACGTGCTGACACGGCGCTTGCTGGTGCGGCTAGGGGCCTGA
- a CDS encoding TetR/AcrR family transcriptional regulator — MQRNGNASAKQSERRPRDAAATSDRILEAAISEFAEHGYAGARIDAIAQRADANMRMLYHYFGSKNDLYLCVLEKVFERIRLKEQKLNLKSLAPLPAMMKLFDFTYEHFASNPLFIRILINENLLGGRHLSRSVRVSSLSSPLLVAMKEALRRGEAEGVFRRGIDPLQLYVSMVAMSYFHISNGPTLSHLFSANLSAGRWRNERRRHASEMLKAYLTSGLTS, encoded by the coding sequence TTGCAGCGAAATGGCAATGCTTCAGCAAAGCAATCGGAACGCCGGCCCCGCGACGCGGCCGCCACATCGGATCGTATTCTGGAGGCGGCGATTTCAGAGTTCGCCGAACATGGCTATGCCGGCGCCCGCATCGACGCGATTGCGCAGCGCGCCGACGCCAACATGCGGATGCTCTATCATTATTTCGGCAGCAAGAACGATCTTTACCTCTGCGTTCTGGAAAAGGTGTTCGAGCGGATCAGACTCAAGGAGCAGAAGCTGAACCTGAAGAGCCTGGCGCCGCTTCCAGCGATGATGAAGCTGTTCGACTTCACCTATGAACATTTTGCATCAAACCCGCTGTTCATCCGGATCCTGATCAACGAAAATCTTCTTGGCGGAAGACACCTGTCCCGCTCGGTTCGGGTCTCGTCGTTGTCCTCGCCATTGCTGGTCGCGATGAAGGAGGCGCTCCGTCGCGGTGAAGCGGAAGGGGTGTTCCGCCGCGGCATCGACCCCTTGCAGCTCTATGTCAGCATGGTGGCGATGAGCTATTTCCACATCTCCAATGGCCCGACGCTGTCGCATCTTTTCAGCGCCAATCTGTCGGCCGGGCGCTGGCGCAACGAACGGCGGCGGCACGCCAGTGAAATGCTGAAAGCATACCTGACCAGCGGGCTGACATCGTGA
- a CDS encoding RidA family protein produces MTGIVAQRLATLGLTIPPVPQPRGSFKPYSRSGSLVFLAGQICEWNGEVRYAGQVGETIDLATAQKAAELCALNLLASLSLVLDGDLDRVVCCHRLGGFALAKPDYPDVPKVINGASDLMLALFGENGRHARTSVGVANLPANASVEVDGIFEVS; encoded by the coding sequence ATGACAGGTATCGTCGCACAAAGACTTGCCACGCTTGGGCTGACGATACCGCCGGTGCCGCAACCGCGCGGATCGTTCAAACCCTATTCCCGCTCGGGCTCGCTTGTGTTCCTTGCCGGCCAGATCTGCGAGTGGAATGGCGAGGTTCGTTACGCAGGCCAGGTTGGAGAAACGATCGATCTTGCGACCGCTCAGAAAGCCGCTGAGCTTTGCGCGCTCAACCTCTTGGCTTCGCTCAGTCTTGTGCTCGATGGCGACCTGGATCGCGTTGTCTGCTGCCACCGCCTGGGCGGCTTTGCGCTGGCAAAACCCGATTATCCGGACGTGCCCAAAGTCATCAACGGAGCCTCCGATTTGATGCTCGCATTGTTTGGCGAAAATGGCCGCCATGCCAGAACGTCTGTCGGTGTCGCCAATCTTCCCGCCAATGCGAGCGTGGAAGTGGACGGCATTTTCGAAGTGTCGTGA
- a CDS encoding xanthine dehydrogenase family protein molybdopterin-binding subunit, which yields MHGVQETSRNDELPTEGNAKVTGAAVYTWDTALPRMLHGKLLRSPLPHARIRSIDTTEALAILGVVCIVTGDDVAPLAEQFYGVGLRDQPVIALDRVRFVGDPVAAIVAVDEATAFRAAQAIKVDYEPLPPLMTVEDALADDAPALFDGPTPGIPIPVGKGWSSVADPVRNVLCEYNFGYGDATAILDASDQVFTDTFAVTRINHFHLEPHVNIAHWNDGRLEMWSCNQDPFVIRGDIARIFGLPLHRVRIHTPLVGGGFGGKSYCKMEPLVALMARKAGAPVRLALSMDESILTLVKHPGRLTLTTGVDREGRLTARRADIVLDGGAYSDASALVAVKTGFRVGGGYHWQAIASRARIVRTTTVPSGSFRGFGGTQASFASERQIDLIARRLGEDPLTFRMRNLLDVDQPFAPNERGMDSDLSAGLQDVAERIGYSSKRQQGRGIGFAVGLKDAGGTGNHAQALVRVTQDGEVMVSAAVVDVGQGAASALCRIATDVLGLPLANATYAPIDTDHSPPDNGTHVSCGTLVTGRAIEQAAAEVRKQIETFAAERLDCDVSEIVLEGWTVRRGNVVHPLTPMVRKYYGGIGWEFIGRGAFKEPYDPDTPMGARNISWMPCWSVAEVSVDDETGRVTLHRLIVSADPGRALSREACHGQIEGAAMQALGQAMFEELRYRGAEPENATPLTYRVPKVRDLPAHFESVVAEHGMGFGPGGVKGIGEAGMLGIAAAIANAIQDATGASLTTMPFTPEKVLDALDQLRHVGDVPVVERS from the coding sequence ATGCATGGAGTCCAGGAAACCTCCCGGAACGATGAACTGCCGACCGAAGGCAACGCGAAGGTGACCGGGGCGGCGGTTTATACGTGGGACACGGCGCTCCCGCGCATGCTGCACGGCAAGCTGCTGCGCAGTCCCTTGCCGCATGCTCGCATTCGATCCATCGATACAACTGAAGCGCTGGCGATCCTCGGCGTCGTCTGCATCGTGACCGGCGACGATGTTGCACCGCTGGCGGAGCAATTTTATGGCGTCGGCTTGCGCGACCAGCCGGTGATCGCGCTCGATCGCGTGCGCTTTGTCGGCGATCCGGTTGCGGCCATTGTTGCAGTGGACGAAGCGACCGCATTTCGTGCTGCGCAGGCGATCAAGGTCGACTACGAGCCCTTGCCGCCGCTCATGACGGTGGAGGATGCGCTCGCCGACGATGCGCCGGCGCTTTTCGATGGCCCGACGCCGGGTATTCCCATTCCGGTCGGGAAGGGCTGGAGCAGCGTTGCGGATCCGGTCAGAAATGTGCTGTGCGAATACAATTTCGGCTATGGCGACGCGACAGCCATCCTTGACGCATCTGACCAGGTGTTCACCGACACCTTTGCGGTGACGCGCATCAATCATTTTCATCTTGAGCCGCACGTCAATATCGCGCACTGGAATGACGGCCGGCTTGAAATGTGGTCCTGCAATCAGGACCCCTTTGTCATTCGCGGCGATATCGCCCGCATTTTCGGACTGCCGCTGCATCGCGTTCGCATCCACACGCCATTGGTTGGCGGCGGCTTTGGCGGCAAATCCTATTGCAAGATGGAGCCGCTGGTGGCGCTGATGGCGCGCAAGGCCGGCGCGCCCGTGCGGCTTGCGTTGTCGATGGACGAAAGCATCCTTACGCTGGTCAAGCATCCGGGTCGTTTGACATTGACGACCGGGGTCGATCGCGAAGGCCGCCTCACGGCGCGCCGCGCCGATATCGTGCTTGATGGCGGCGCCTACTCCGATGCGTCGGCGCTCGTTGCGGTCAAGACAGGTTTTCGTGTTGGCGGCGGATATCACTGGCAGGCGATCGCCAGCCGCGCCCGGATCGTGCGCACCACCACTGTTCCATCGGGGTCGTTCCGCGGTTTCGGCGGCACGCAGGCTTCCTTTGCCAGCGAGCGGCAGATCGATCTGATTGCGCGCCGGCTGGGCGAAGACCCACTCACCTTTCGCATGCGTAATCTTCTCGATGTCGATCAGCCCTTTGCGCCGAATGAGCGAGGCATGGACAGCGATTTGTCCGCCGGTCTTCAGGATGTTGCCGAGCGCATCGGATATTCAAGCAAACGTCAACAAGGCCGCGGGATCGGATTCGCCGTCGGCCTGAAAGATGCCGGGGGTACCGGCAATCACGCACAGGCGCTGGTTCGTGTGACGCAGGACGGTGAGGTGATGGTCAGCGCCGCGGTCGTCGATGTCGGGCAGGGTGCGGCGTCGGCTTTGTGCCGCATCGCGACCGATGTTCTCGGTCTGCCGCTGGCCAATGCGACCTATGCGCCGATCGATACCGATCATAGCCCGCCGGACAATGGCACGCATGTGAGTTGCGGCACGCTTGTCACCGGCCGCGCCATCGAGCAGGCGGCGGCGGAGGTGCGCAAGCAGATCGAGACCTTCGCAGCCGAGCGCCTTGATTGCGATGTCTCGGAAATCGTTCTGGAAGGCTGGACTGTCCGCCGCGGCAACGTCGTGCATCCGCTCACGCCGATGGTGCGCAAATATTATGGCGGCATTGGATGGGAGTTCATCGGGCGCGGCGCGTTCAAGGAGCCGTACGATCCCGATACGCCGATGGGTGCGCGCAACATTTCGTGGATGCCATGCTGGTCGGTCGCCGAAGTCAGCGTCGATGACGAGACCGGGCGTGTGACTTTGCACAGGCTGATCGTCAGCGCCGATCCCGGCCGCGCGTTGAGCCGCGAGGCCTGTCACGGGCAGATCGAGGGTGCAGCGATGCAGGCGCTGGGGCAGGCCATGTTTGAGGAGTTGCGCTATCGCGGCGCCGAACCGGAAAACGCTACGCCACTGACCTATCGTGTGCCGAAGGTGCGGGATCTGCCAGCCCATTTTGAAAGCGTTGTTGCTGAACATGGCATGGGCTTCGGACCGGGTGGCGTCAAAGGCATTGGCGAAGCCGGCATGCTCGGCATTGCGGCGGCGATTGCCAATGCCATCCAGGATGCGACCGGTGCATCACTGACGACAATGCCGTTCACACCTGAAAAGGTGCTCGACGCGCTCGATCAGCTCCGCCATGTCGGAGATGTGCCGGTTGTAGAACGATCATGA
- a CDS encoding ABC transporter substrate-binding protein: MKLAVPDLITNSYFPVVAAAELGFFKQEGLDISVELIAPAGRTYEALRDGEADFVAAEAHAGLAAFPDWKGMKLICALSQGMYWFLVMRSDIAGKRGDVSVVRGRRIAAAPWVELGLRRLLTEAGIDPEKDGVRIAPLEGSLGPKVNIGVTAARALAEGRIDGFWANGMGAELAVMSGAGKIVLDVRRGDGPKVCFDYTLPTLATSDRLIESNPEAAHGAVRAIAATLRALRDDVSLATQAARNVFPAQETELIAELIRRDLPYYDPMISEHTVAVMNQFCHDMGVLRGTPSYTDVVAVHIMTSDCKS; the protein is encoded by the coding sequence ATGAAACTTGCTGTCCCCGATCTGATCACCAACTCCTATTTCCCGGTCGTCGCCGCTGCGGAGCTCGGCTTTTTCAAGCAGGAAGGGCTCGACATCTCGGTCGAACTGATTGCGCCTGCGGGTCGCACTTACGAAGCGCTGCGCGATGGCGAGGCCGATTTCGTGGCGGCTGAAGCGCATGCCGGTCTTGCGGCCTTCCCGGACTGGAAAGGTATGAAGTTGATCTGCGCGTTGTCGCAAGGGATGTACTGGTTTTTGGTGATGCGCTCCGACATTGCGGGCAAGCGGGGCGATGTCAGCGTTGTACGCGGACGCCGGATCGCCGCGGCACCCTGGGTCGAGCTCGGGCTGCGCAGATTGCTGACCGAAGCGGGCATCGACCCGGAAAAAGACGGCGTGCGAATCGCGCCTCTGGAAGGATCACTTGGACCCAAGGTCAATATCGGGGTGACAGCGGCTCGCGCGCTGGCTGAGGGGCGCATCGACGGCTTCTGGGCGAACGGCATGGGTGCGGAACTTGCCGTCATGTCCGGCGCCGGAAAGATCGTGCTTGATGTCCGCCGGGGCGACGGCCCGAAAGTTTGCTTCGACTACACATTGCCGACGTTGGCCACGAGCGATCGATTGATTGAATCAAACCCGGAGGCGGCCCATGGCGCGGTGCGCGCAATCGCCGCGACGCTTAGGGCTCTGAGGGACGACGTATCGCTGGCGACACAGGCTGCGCGAAATGTCTTTCCGGCGCAGGAGACCGAGCTGATCGCCGAACTAATCCGGCGCGATCTGCCTTATTATGATCCGATGATATCCGAACACACGGTGGCTGTGATGAATCAATTCTGCCATGACATGGGCGTGCTGCGGGGCACCCCATCCTATACTGATGTCGTTGCGGTCCACATCATGACATCCGATTGCAAGTCTTGA
- a CDS encoding ABC transporter ATP-binding protein, with amino-acid sequence MSAPFNAITADRLRKIYETPSGAVEAVAEASFDIARGDFVSILGPSGCGKSTLMLMLAGLEPATSGVATLDGMEVSGPQTEAGMMFQDPTLLPWRSVLDNVLFPVDMCRTITSEDKTRAETLLRMVDLWNFREKRPRELSGGMRQRVALARALINDPRILLMDEPFSALDAITRDEMGLALARIWDKSPKTAIFITHSIREAIFLSDRILVMGRRPSRIIEDLRVPFARPRDPSVEARPEFNELYLHLKDKIHRTNSPLH; translated from the coding sequence ATGTCTGCGCCATTCAACGCCATTACAGCGGACCGGCTGCGCAAGATCTATGAAACGCCGTCGGGCGCCGTCGAGGCCGTGGCCGAAGCAAGCTTCGACATTGCCCGCGGCGATTTCGTCTCCATTCTCGGTCCTTCCGGTTGCGGCAAGAGCACGTTGATGCTGATGCTGGCAGGACTCGAGCCTGCGACATCCGGCGTTGCGACACTGGACGGCATGGAGGTGTCAGGACCGCAGACCGAAGCCGGCATGATGTTTCAGGACCCAACGCTTCTGCCCTGGCGAAGCGTGCTGGATAACGTCCTGTTCCCGGTCGATATGTGCCGCACCATTACCTCCGAGGACAAGACCCGCGCCGAAACGCTGTTGCGGATGGTCGACCTTTGGAATTTTCGTGAAAAGCGGCCGCGCGAACTGTCCGGCGGCATGCGCCAGCGCGTCGCCCTGGCCCGCGCGCTGATCAACGATCCGCGCATCCTGTTGATGGACGAGCCGTTTAGCGCACTGGATGCCATCACGCGTGACGAAATGGGCCTAGCCCTTGCCCGCATCTGGGACAAGTCGCCGAAGACGGCGATCTTCATTACCCATTCGATCCGCGAGGCAATCTTTCTGTCGGATCGAATTCTGGTGATGGGTCGCCGTCCGTCGCGCATCATCGAAGACCTGCGTGTGCCGTTCGCGCGGCCGCGCGATCCTTCCGTCGAAGCCAGGCCGGAATTCAACGAGCTCTATCTTCACCTGAAGGACAAGATTCACCGGACGAATTCGCCGCTGCACTGA
- a CDS encoding maleate cis-trans isomerase family protein, producing the protein MTDRLGYRLKIGIVVPSTNTTVQPETDSMRPVGVTNHIGRIHIPDLPLSNDTEFEAMVDAIGPDLFSCVDRVMSCKPDHLIMAMSIPTFWGGKAGSEKLLAKLQDRAGVPVTMGSDACIQALKCFESVRKIGILTPYQPIGDAHVAQYFEDYAYKVATVHSLKRPSEVQIAHATEADIRDGLKVLASSGVDAIVQAGTDLAVVDIAEEAERWLGIPVIAINAATYWTALRRCGIADRMNGHGSLLAEH; encoded by the coding sequence ATGACTGACAGACTGGGTTATCGTCTCAAGATCGGAATTGTCGTTCCCTCCACCAATACGACCGTTCAGCCGGAAACGGATTCTATGCGCCCCGTTGGGGTGACCAACCATATCGGGCGCATTCACATCCCGGACCTACCGCTGAGCAACGACACCGAATTCGAGGCGATGGTCGATGCCATCGGGCCGGACCTGTTTTCCTGCGTCGATCGCGTCATGTCCTGCAAGCCGGATCACCTCATCATGGCGATGTCGATCCCGACGTTCTGGGGCGGCAAGGCCGGCAGCGAAAAGCTGCTTGCGAAGCTGCAGGATCGCGCGGGCGTTCCGGTGACCATGGGCTCGGATGCGTGCATTCAGGCGCTGAAATGCTTTGAAAGTGTCCGCAAAATAGGAATTCTGACACCATATCAGCCGATCGGCGATGCGCACGTTGCCCAATACTTCGAAGACTACGCGTACAAGGTCGCCACAGTTCACAGCCTCAAGCGCCCGAGCGAGGTTCAGATCGCCCACGCGACCGAAGCTGACATTCGCGACGGGTTGAAAGTTCTCGCATCATCGGGTGTCGATGCCATCGTTCAAGCCGGTACCGATCTTGCGGTTGTCGATATCGCCGAGGAAGCCGAACGATGGCTTGGCATTCCTGTGATCGCCATTAACGCGGCGACCTATTGGACGGCACTCCGGCGTTGCGGCATTGCGGACCGCATGAACGGGCATGGCTCGCTTCTCGCCGAACATTGA
- a CDS encoding ABC transporter substrate-binding protein produces MPDEMHRSNAAGSKPFSRRSLLKAAAALPVAAAAGGLAMPAIAQGAKTVKLTLPWLANGSSLFTFVAKNQGYFKKRGIDIAISRGFGSVAAAQAVGAGEFDYGFIFAGGTILGAARGLPLVAMATLGYDSTMGMVVRADSPIKAPKDLEGKKIGTVSTSAEAPYWPAYVRKTGIDPSGVSMVQMDARVVEQSVVNKQVDAITAIATSSIPVMLAMKEPPRFMPWNAAGVSLYSGQVVTTQANLAKDKELSRAVTEALTEGLAFALKDPEAGIDIFMKEVPELAVTKGGKENAKISQAMMHYTVMSKEAQTHSIGFTDMAKAAEMVDLVMEFGAPKDAKKPDASTLFTNAFAGAVKLTPAEWDNVKKNVAEYAAILG; encoded by the coding sequence ATGCCAGACGAGATGCACCGTTCGAATGCTGCCGGATCAAAGCCTTTCTCGCGTCGCAGTCTTTTGAAAGCCGCCGCAGCGCTGCCCGTCGCAGCCGCAGCCGGAGGTCTTGCGATGCCAGCCATCGCGCAAGGCGCGAAAACGGTGAAGCTCACATTGCCTTGGCTGGCGAATGGCTCGTCGCTGTTCACCTTTGTCGCGAAGAACCAAGGTTATTTCAAAAAGCGCGGCATCGATATTGCGATCAGCCGCGGATTCGGTTCGGTCGCTGCTGCGCAGGCGGTTGGTGCCGGCGAATTCGATTACGGCTTCATCTTTGCCGGCGGCACGATCCTCGGTGCGGCGCGCGGCCTTCCACTCGTTGCCATGGCAACGCTGGGCTACGACTCGACCATGGGCATGGTGGTCCGCGCCGACAGCCCGATCAAAGCGCCGAAGGATCTCGAGGGCAAGAAGATCGGTACCGTCTCGACATCGGCCGAAGCACCCTATTGGCCAGCTTATGTGCGCAAGACTGGTATCGATCCTTCGGGCGTTTCAATGGTGCAGATGGATGCCCGCGTGGTCGAGCAGAGCGTCGTGAACAAACAGGTCGACGCCATCACCGCGATCGCGACATCGAGCATTCCGGTCATGCTGGCGATGAAAGAGCCGCCCCGCTTCATGCCATGGAACGCCGCCGGCGTTTCGCTTTATTCGGGCCAGGTGGTGACGACGCAGGCCAATCTCGCCAAGGACAAGGAATTGTCGCGCGCGGTCACGGAAGCGCTGACCGAGGGCTTGGCGTTCGCGCTGAAGGATCCCGAAGCCGGCATCGACATCTTCATGAAGGAAGTGCCGGAATTGGCCGTCACCAAAGGCGGCAAGGAAAACGCAAAAATCTCTCAGGCGATGATGCATTACACCGTCATGTCGAAAGAAGCACAGACGCATTCGATCGGCTTCACCGATATGGCGAAGGCCGCGGAGATGGTGGATCTGGTGATGGAATTCGGCGCCCCCAAAGACGCCAAGAAGCCGGACGCCTCCACCCTGTTCACCAACGCTTTCGCCGGTGCCGTCAAGTTGACGCCCGCGGAATGGGACAACGTCAAGAAGAACGTTGCCGAATACGCGGCCATTCTCGGTTGA